One Triticum dicoccoides isolate Atlit2015 ecotype Zavitan chromosome 5B, WEW_v2.0, whole genome shotgun sequence genomic window carries:
- the LOC119310768 gene encoding uncharacterized protein LOC119310768, with amino-acid sequence MSLLPAASSPHHDSPSASSPHHGSPRSLHLRYDLTLPPTLPVSPVSTLPPVSNLSDDASLPDAAPGRGGLERRGIEACSGCQAAAQPALGVPYDTRLKGLDDDRGTKGLTQDASKSHFKRSTGHISFSNDTRAPPPPDPRIKVSSGATRQAMRAATTPSRRKRAT; translated from the exons ATGTCGCTTCTCCCTgccgcctcctctcctcaccacGACTCGCCCTCGGCATCCTCTCCCCACCACGGCTCGCCCCGCAGCCTCCACCTCCGATACGACCTCACGCTGCCACCAACGCTTCCGGTCTCCCCTGTATCGACACTGCCGCCGGTGTCCAACCTCAGCGACGACGCCAGCCTGCCCGACGCAGCTCCTGGCCGCGGCGGCCTAGAACGCCGAGGTATAGAAGCCTGCTCCGGCTGCCAAGCTGCCGCCCAACCTGCTCTG GGGGTTCCATATGATACAAGACTCAAAGGTCTAGATGATGACAGAGGAACCAAAGGTCTAACACAGGATGCTTCAAAGTCTCATTTTAAAAGGTCAACAG ggcatatttccttcagtaatgacaccagagcgccgccaccgcccgatccgaggattaaagtttcctcaggAGCCACACGAcaggcaatgagagccgcgacgacgccttcaagaaggaagcgAGCTacgtga